Proteins encoded together in one Gemmatimonadota bacterium window:
- a CDS encoding respiratory nitrate reductase subunit gamma, producing MDGLIPLTMNGFEFFVLYRLPYFALPFYLIMLSVRIWVWMRFYNPALKLLPRARGSVYGVWQRQYRPTIHIFPGPRSKSTEWKRAIKGFVFFTGLYKRDKILWLGSWSLHLGLFLVIVAHVRVILPLDLDPICLRIALIGSGLMTVSGTYLLLRRIIVQRVREITDFRDYLAEFILLFFSATAFLVVLDGGVSSEALRHYMSGLSTGTAAVIKVQPIFVWHLLAAQLLLIVIPFSHLLHLGGIFLSREFLGTSDTFAGEFRSGFSGLKDEQDEKMKNS from the coding sequence TTGGACGGATTGATTCCGCTAACCATGAATGGCTTTGAATTTTTTGTTCTATATCGCCTGCCCTATTTCGCATTGCCTTTCTATCTCATCATGCTTAGCGTGCGAATATGGGTGTGGATGCGGTTTTACAACCCCGCGCTCAAGCTATTACCACGAGCCAGAGGATCTGTATATGGCGTGTGGCAGCGGCAGTATCGCCCAACCATTCACATTTTTCCCGGACCTCGCTCAAAAAGTACAGAATGGAAGCGCGCGATAAAAGGCTTTGTTTTTTTTACTGGTCTCTATAAGCGCGACAAAATACTGTGGCTGGGCTCCTGGTCCCTCCATTTGGGGCTGTTTCTGGTAATTGTTGCCCATGTCCGCGTAATTTTGCCGCTCGACCTGGACCCAATCTGTTTGCGCATCGCATTGATCGGCAGTGGATTGATGACCGTGTCGGGCACTTATTTATTGCTGCGTCGGATAATCGTTCAGCGCGTGCGAGAAATTACAGACTTTCGGGACTATCTGGCGGAGTTCATCCTCCTGTTTTTTTCTGCGACAGCATTTCTCGTCGTATTAGACGGTGGCGTGTCATCCGAAGCCTTGCGCCACTATATGTCTGGCCTATCGACGGGCACAGCGGCAGTTATTAAAGTACAACCCATTTTTGTGTGGCACTTGCTCGCTGCACAACTCCTATTGATTGTGATCCCATTTTCCCATCTGTTGCATCTGGGCGGAATTTTTTTGAGCCGCGAATTTTTGGGCACATCCGATACATTTGCGGGGGAATTTAGATCGGGATTTTCAGGATTAAAGGATGAGCAGGATGAAAAGATGAAAAACTCGTAG
- a CDS encoding GWxTD domain-containing protein, producing MILRMLLIFTFVAPINVAGANIDSLLIAASDTTRAFDERESLLKAAAKNDPLGRAAHALGELYMLQGKSHVHSAERWLKRAMQKQPNNGNILTSLAEYYWRIGRRTTAIVYAKRGIERDPDNIGPLYWAARFEMWNMTRYLDGERRIVNYGSDFRYRPTVRTLSLENYGIEARDAAIGYLTLAIDKDPDHWPSHHLLGLVYYEGRMGRELIPLFENYVQRHPDNAHAHFFVGLGYQAEDRLQDAYAAYTRGLARLAEKEQRFMMSVFVLADPDSTAPDYAAIRKFWTGRDPLYLTEYNERLLEHCRRVAYANLRFGDPLKGIPGWTTDKGQVYIRYGHPLSLVARPAEFHTGVDLPGYMQDYLAWRARWHMMSHNLEHRKELWRYEGFTIIFENTDTRDHWNFRLGWLDSEMNPLGFKMFVERNPDHFRDPYWHERYDAPHQIAQFRAEDDKARVEVYYALDADEVETKDLRPGVKSVNLRQGLFLFDAQWDTLRRDIGRVQRMPIVKYDALGTGYLLAGDRLNLQAGRYYLSAEVEDREKKSVGTFRDTLDVRQFSKDQLDISDLLIARRVIEREDRPFGRNRFLVLSNPLRQYENNGQAVVYFEIYNLQRDNFGATHYKLTFQVRALSDAGDVEEADWITAVSYEQRGNRDWEPLFLALALEKTMPGPKALRVVVEDLQTLETARSTTQFRVMW from the coding sequence ATGATATTGCGAATGCTCTTAATTTTCACGTTCGTCGCACCAATAAATGTAGCAGGGGCAAATATCGATTCTTTGCTCATTGCAGCCTCGGATACGACGCGTGCGTTTGATGAACGCGAGTCGCTGTTAAAAGCGGCTGCCAAAAACGATCCATTGGGACGTGCTGCCCACGCGCTGGGTGAATTATATATGTTGCAGGGCAAAAGTCATGTACACAGTGCAGAGCGGTGGTTGAAAAGGGCGATGCAAAAACAACCGAATAATGGAAATATCTTGACCTCACTGGCCGAGTATTACTGGCGCATTGGGCGACGAACAACCGCTATTGTATATGCCAAACGGGGTATTGAACGCGATCCCGACAATATAGGACCATTGTATTGGGCGGCGCGCTTTGAGATGTGGAATATGACGCGATATCTCGATGGCGAGCGCAGAATTGTGAATTACGGTTCGGATTTCAGATATAGGCCAACGGTCAGGACATTGAGCTTGGAAAATTACGGCATTGAAGCGCGCGATGCAGCCATTGGATATTTGACGCTTGCAATTGACAAAGACCCAGACCACTGGCCCTCACACCACTTATTGGGGCTGGTCTATTACGAAGGCCGAATGGGTCGTGAATTGATTCCCCTATTTGAAAATTATGTGCAACGGCATCCCGACAATGCCCATGCACATTTTTTTGTGGGATTGGGTTATCAGGCTGAGGATCGATTGCAGGATGCGTATGCAGCCTATACCAGGGGACTTGCGCGCCTGGCAGAAAAAGAGCAACGCTTTATGATGAGTGTGTTCGTACTCGCCGATCCCGACTCAACTGCGCCAGATTACGCGGCGATTCGCAAATTCTGGACGGGACGCGATCCATTGTACTTGACCGAATACAACGAGCGATTACTCGAACATTGCCGGCGCGTGGCCTATGCCAATTTGCGGTTTGGCGATCCCCTCAAAGGCATTCCCGGATGGACAACGGATAAAGGCCAGGTTTATATCCGCTATGGACATCCACTATCTCTGGTCGCGAGGCCTGCGGAATTTCACACCGGCGTGGATTTACCCGGGTATATGCAGGATTATCTGGCATGGCGGGCGCGGTGGCATATGATGTCACACAATTTGGAACACCGAAAGGAATTGTGGCGATACGAAGGCTTTACCATCATTTTTGAAAATACGGACACGCGCGATCACTGGAATTTTCGCCTGGGTTGGTTGGATTCTGAAATGAATCCCCTGGGCTTTAAGATGTTTGTCGAGCGCAATCCCGATCATTTTCGAGATCCTTACTGGCACGAGCGGTACGACGCGCCACATCAGATAGCGCAGTTTCGCGCAGAAGACGACAAAGCGCGTGTTGAAGTGTATTATGCTCTGGACGCCGATGAGGTTGAAACAAAAGACCTCCGCCCAGGTGTAAAAAGCGTTAATTTGCGCCAGGGCTTGTTCCTTTTTGACGCCCAATGGGACACATTGCGTCGGGATATAGGTCGGGTGCAGCGTATGCCCATCGTGAAATACGACGCACTTGGAACGGGTTATTTGCTGGCGGGTGATCGGCTCAATTTGCAAGCCGGGCGTTATTATCTATCGGCAGAAGTTGAGGATCGCGAAAAAAAATCTGTGGGTACATTTCGAGATACGCTCGATGTACGACAATTTTCAAAAGATCAACTGGACATCAGTGACTTGTTGATCGCGCGGCGTGTGATTGAGCGCGAAGACCGTCCCTTTGGTCGCAATCGCTTTCTCGTATTGTCAAATCCCTTGCGACAATATGAAAACAACGGTCAAGCTGTGGTGTATTTTGAAATTTACAACTTACAGCGCGACAATTTCGGCGCAACCCATTACAAGCTCACCTTTCAAGTGCGGGCACTGAGCGATGCTGGCGATGTAGAGGAGGCGGATTGGATAACAGCCGTGTCTTACGAACAACGCGGCAACAGAGATTGGGAGCCATTGTTTTTAGCATTGGCACTGGAAAAAACCATGCCTGGTCCCAAAGCACTGCGCGTGGTGGTCGAAGATTTGCAAACTCTGGAAACAGCGCGCTCTACAACGCAGTTTCGCGTGATGTGGTAG
- a CDS encoding RNA polymerase sigma factor RpoD/SigA yields the protein MVNASSKQSDTSLEYYLKELSHSHPLSAAEEFDLAVKMKRGDLKARNRLIKANLRFVVNVALKYRNQGVALADLISAGNMGLITATERFDGTRGFKFISYAVWWIRQSILQTLAEQGRMIRLPINRLDMLRRIKNFSDEYQSNKGHMPTEAEIANEFQITEDQVIDMLSHSPIVFSLDKPIHDEDTTLIDLMPDEDQAPPDAAIFHNALRDEVNDLLHTLDNREADVIRLYFGLDGSSWTLQAIANKYSLTRERVRQIKEKALRKLRHPSRGRKLIAYAEAG from the coding sequence ATGGTCAACGCCTCATCCAAACAATCAGACACCAGCCTCGAGTATTATCTCAAAGAACTCTCCCATTCTCACCCCCTCTCTGCGGCAGAAGAATTTGACCTCGCCGTCAAAATGAAGCGCGGTGATCTCAAAGCGCGCAATCGCCTGATCAAAGCCAACCTCCGTTTTGTGGTCAACGTGGCTCTGAAATACCGCAATCAAGGCGTGGCCCTGGCCGACCTGATCAGCGCCGGAAATATGGGACTCATCACAGCTACCGAACGCTTTGACGGAACGCGCGGTTTCAAATTTATCTCTTATGCCGTCTGGTGGATTCGTCAGTCTATTTTACAAACGCTCGCCGAACAAGGACGCATGATCCGTTTGCCTATCAACAGACTGGATATGCTGCGTCGGATTAAAAATTTCAGCGACGAGTATCAATCCAATAAAGGCCACATGCCCACAGAGGCAGAAATCGCCAATGAATTTCAAATTACAGAAGACCAGGTCATCGATATGCTGTCTCACAGTCCGATCGTATTTTCTTTGGACAAACCAATTCATGACGAAGATACAACCCTCATCGATTTGATGCCCGACGAAGATCAGGCCCCACCAGATGCTGCAATATTTCACAATGCCCTGAGAGATGAAGTCAACGACCTGCTCCATACCCTGGATAATCGTGAAGCCGACGTTATCCGTCTCTATTTTGGTCTCGATGGCTCCAGTTGGACACTTCAGGCAATAGCCAACAAATATAGCCTCACGCGTGAGCGAGTACGCCAAATTAAAGAAAAAGCCCTGCGCAAATTGCGTCACCCCTCTCGGGGACGCAAACTCATCGCGTATGCAGAAGCGGGCTAA
- a CDS encoding 2-hydroxy-3-oxopropionate reductase, translating into MSKPKIGFIGLGIMGKPMAGHLIDAGYELVVHNRNRDAVDELVGRGAAEAFSGKEVAEQSDIVITMLPDSPDVESVALGEGGIIEGAHEGLIFVDMSTIAPSVTTQVGEVLAEKGVQSLDAPVSGGDIGAQNATLSIMVGGDEDTFNTVKPLFDVMGQSAILCGPLGAGQTVKACNQILVAVTIAGVSEALTMGTKAGVDPIKIVQVLSGGLARCGVLENRGERMINGDFDPGFRIRLHYKDLNIIQKTSNDFDVPLPVTSEVFELFKTAMVKGRGELDHSGLLTVIEDMSNIQARTGQ; encoded by the coding sequence ATGTCGAAGCCAAAAATTGGGTTTATCGGTCTCGGGATCATGGGCAAGCCGATGGCCGGTCATTTGATAGATGCTGGATATGAACTCGTCGTACACAACCGCAATCGAGATGCGGTTGATGAACTGGTAGGTAGAGGAGCAGCAGAAGCGTTCTCTGGTAAAGAGGTGGCGGAACAAAGCGATATCGTTATCACTATGTTGCCCGATTCGCCCGATGTCGAGAGTGTTGCTTTGGGCGAAGGGGGTATTATTGAAGGCGCGCACGAGGGGCTGATTTTTGTCGATATGAGCACGATTGCGCCCAGTGTCACCACACAGGTGGGGGAGGTGCTCGCGGAAAAAGGCGTCCAAAGCCTCGATGCCCCCGTCAGCGGCGGTGACATCGGCGCTCAAAACGCCACCCTTTCCATTATGGTTGGTGGCGATGAAGATACGTTCAACACGGTCAAACCGCTCTTTGACGTTATGGGCCAAAGTGCGATTTTGTGTGGACCGCTCGGTGCGGGGCAAACCGTGAAAGCGTGCAATCAGATTCTGGTTGCTGTCACCATTGCCGGCGTGTCCGAAGCTCTCACAATGGGTACCAAAGCAGGTGTTGATCCAATAAAAATCGTTCAGGTCCTCAGCGGGGGTCTCGCCCGTTGTGGTGTGCTTGAAAACCGGGGCGAGCGCATGATCAACGGGGATTTTGATCCCGGCTTTCGCATTCGCCTGCACTACAAAGACCTCAATATCATCCAGAAAACGAGCAATGATTTCGACGTGCCCCTGCCCGTTACCAGTGAGGTTTTTGAGCTTTTTAAGACCGCAATGGTCAAAGGCCGCGGGGAACTCGACCATTCGGGCTTGCTCACGGTTATTGAAGATATGTCGAATATTCAAGCGCGTACAGGGCAATAG
- a CDS encoding (Fe-S)-binding protein produces MEREKKYIPTGLAGTYMRRIAESDPFVREIQDEPSALRLYMDTCTKCGVCAQECPVYYGQPDKRMHPVERSRQVIRLYKKYTTFWGRFWNAIFPKPDFENNDAELFAERMYECLTCRRCAAFCPVGIDHSVVSRVGRSLVDLMGLTPPSLAQGTHNSFETGNLEGASAEAFLDAIQFIEEELKEETGRDISIPLDREGAEIFFLPPSGDVLVYAENLMGMAKIFHAIGADWTMSSRAFDGSNFGFTTGNNFSMKYENKHYIDACENLGCKIMVMGECGHAYRVMKFMASEGRWWGALPFEITSGFEYTAQLIRTGKLKLDPGKNPDPVTYHDACQFAAGCGIVEEPREILKAACADYREMPDGGYTQWCCGGGGGLSALRSVRAFRMEVSGKKKAEQMRETDAKVVSTSCLQCRTQLKEIARHHKMPLSITGVHELINNAIVLE; encoded by the coding sequence ATGGAACGCGAAAAAAAGTACATTCCAACAGGCCTGGCTGGCACGTATATGCGGCGCATTGCTGAATCAGACCCATTTGTCCGCGAAATCCAGGATGAACCGTCGGCGTTGCGCCTGTACATGGACACATGTACCAAATGCGGGGTGTGCGCGCAGGAATGTCCGGTGTATTACGGGCAGCCCGATAAGCGCATGCACCCGGTGGAACGCTCCCGACAGGTGATTCGTTTATACAAAAAGTACACGACATTTTGGGGGCGTTTCTGGAACGCCATTTTTCCCAAGCCCGATTTTGAAAATAACGATGCCGAGTTATTTGCCGAGCGCATGTACGAGTGTTTGACGTGCCGGCGATGTGCGGCATTTTGTCCTGTGGGAATTGATCATTCGGTGGTCTCGCGCGTTGGACGCTCGCTTGTCGATTTGATGGGTTTGACGCCGCCATCCCTTGCCCAGGGCACGCACAATTCGTTTGAAACGGGCAATTTGGAAGGCGCATCAGCCGAGGCATTTTTGGATGCGATTCAATTTATCGAAGAAGAACTCAAGGAAGAAACGGGACGGGATATTTCAATTCCCTTAGATCGTGAAGGCGCGGAAATTTTCTTTTTGCCGCCGTCGGGTGATGTGCTGGTTTATGCTGAAAATTTAATGGGAATGGCGAAAATTTTTCACGCCATCGGTGCCGATTGGACGATGAGCTCGCGGGCATTTGATGGATCGAATTTCGGATTTACGACCGGCAATAACTTTTCAATGAAGTACGAGAATAAGCACTACATCGATGCGTGCGAAAATTTGGGATGTAAGATCATGGTGATGGGTGAATGCGGGCATGCGTATCGGGTGATGAAGTTCATGGCTAGCGAAGGGCGCTGGTGGGGCGCATTGCCTTTTGAGATTACCAGTGGCTTTGAATATACGGCACAACTTATTCGCACAGGCAAACTGAAATTGGACCCGGGCAAAAACCCCGATCCTGTGACCTATCACGACGCTTGCCAATTTGCTGCCGGGTGTGGGATTGTCGAGGAACCCAGAGAGATTTTGAAAGCGGCCTGTGCCGATTACCGCGAAATGCCCGATGGCGGGTACACGCAGTGGTGTTGCGGTGGCGGCGGTGGGTTATCGGCACTGCGCTCGGTGCGCGCGTTTCGGATGGAGGTCTCGGGAAAAAAGAAAGCAGAGCAAATGCGCGAGACCGATGCGAAGGTCGTATCGACCTCGTGTTTGCAGTGCCGCACACAACTCAAAGAAATCGCGCGCCATCACAAAATGCCACTAAGTATTACGGGTGTACACGAGTTGATCAACAATGCGATTGTACTGGAATAG
- a CDS encoding TusE/DsrC/DsvC family sulfur relay protein has translation MAYEIVTLGGKEIEVDEDGFVQQPELWDEDVARDLARQDGIEVMSEDHWQVVYYIRNYWLKFEIAPLIRRLCKETEKDIDTIYDLFSAGPADGACKIAGLPTPTGCT, from the coding sequence ATGGCCTATGAAATTGTGACGCTGGGCGGCAAAGAAATTGAAGTGGATGAAGATGGGTTTGTCCAACAGCCCGAGCTTTGGGACGAAGACGTGGCACGCGACCTGGCCCGCCAAGATGGTATTGAGGTGATGAGTGAGGATCACTGGCAGGTGGTGTATTATATCCGCAATTATTGGTTGAAATTTGAAATCGCCCCATTGATCCGCCGCTTGTGCAAGGAAACAGAAAAAGATATCGATACGATTTACGACCTGTTTTCTGCAGGTCCTGCAGATGGCGCGTGTAAAATCGCAGGTTTGCCGACACCTACGGGTTGTACGTGA
- a CDS encoding arylsulfatase — protein sequence MSDSRPNILLIMTDQQRGDCIGLDPCSPSCLQTPNLDWIARTGTHFHRGYSECPSCIPARRCLMTGTAPAANGVVGFKSAQWHPPHTLAGELSRAGYQTEMIGKLHLNPKRKRYGFDHMQLADATRGDHNDYVEWLRQYHNRNEVHPGMAHGISSNGWIGRPHHLPEEQMHTFWCIDRAMDFLQKRDPTVPFFLNISLIDPHPPLTPPALYYDRYIQRNLPDPIIGDWAPEYDRPQKGLDPNAWQICLDEHDMRCSRAAYYGMINFIDDQIGRLIQYTGGLNNCLTIFTSDHGEMLGDHNLFRKTWPYEASARIPFLIRAPKNWGYPEETTCRSPVGIQDIMPTILDAASTDIPDTCTGKSLLPIMQGKTDNVREFLHGEHAGCYEYDHGNHYVTDGHHKYIWYSQTGEEHLFNLDEDPNEIRDIARNPNSEIQSWRNRLIEFLKNRPEGFTDGEHLIPGQPHRELLPGYAPETTYPYL from the coding sequence ATGTCAGACTCCCGACCAAATATCCTGCTCATCATGACCGATCAGCAACGCGGCGACTGCATAGGTCTCGACCCGTGCAGTCCATCGTGTCTGCAAACACCCAACCTGGACTGGATTGCCCGCACGGGCACGCACTTTCACCGTGGATACTCCGAATGCCCCAGTTGTATCCCCGCTCGCCGCTGTCTGATGACCGGCACCGCACCCGCTGCAAATGGCGTTGTCGGATTCAAAAGTGCCCAGTGGCATCCGCCTCACACCCTCGCTGGCGAATTGTCCAGAGCGGGGTATCAAACAGAAATGATCGGCAAGCTCCACCTGAACCCCAAACGCAAGCGCTATGGCTTTGATCACATGCAACTTGCCGACGCCACACGGGGCGACCACAACGACTATGTCGAATGGCTACGGCAATATCACAACCGCAATGAAGTACATCCCGGCATGGCCCACGGTATTTCCTCCAATGGATGGATCGGTCGCCCACACCACTTGCCCGAAGAACAGATGCACACCTTCTGGTGTATCGACAGAGCAATGGACTTTCTCCAAAAACGCGATCCCACAGTCCCATTTTTTCTCAATATTTCCCTTATCGACCCCCATCCCCCACTTACCCCTCCAGCCCTCTATTACGACCGCTATATCCAGCGGAACTTACCCGATCCCATTATCGGAGACTGGGCACCTGAATACGATAGACCACAAAAAGGTCTCGATCCCAATGCCTGGCAAATTTGCCTTGACGAACACGACATGCGCTGTTCTCGCGCGGCTTATTACGGCATGATCAACTTTATAGACGACCAGATCGGCCGCCTCATCCAATATACCGGTGGTCTCAACAACTGCCTGACCATCTTCACATCAGACCACGGCGAAATGCTGGGCGACCACAATCTCTTTCGCAAAACCTGGCCCTATGAAGCGTCTGCCCGAATTCCATTCCTCATACGCGCTCCAAAAAACTGGGGATACCCCGAAGAGACCACTTGTAGAAGCCCCGTCGGCATCCAGGACATCATGCCCACCATCCTCGATGCGGCCAGCACCGACATTCCCGATACCTGCACGGGCAAAAGCCTCCTGCCTATCATGCAGGGTAAAACCGATAACGTTCGTGAATTTCTACACGGAGAACACGCCGGCTGCTATGAATACGACCACGGCAACCACTATGTCACGGATGGACACCACAAATACATCTGGTATTCTCAAACGGGTGAAGAACACCTTTTCAACCTGGACGAAGACCCCAATGAAATACGCGATATCGCGCGCAATCCCAACTCTGAAATACAATCCTGGCGAAATCGCCTCATCGAATTCCTCAAAAACCGTCCAGAAGGTTTTACCGATGGCGAGCATTTAATCCCCGGCCAGCCTCACAGAGAACTCCTGCCGGGCTATGCCCCCGAAACAACCTACCCGTATTTATGA
- a CDS encoding nitroreductase: MDVLEAIHTRRTIFKFKPGGVPKDVIEKTFEAGLWAPNHHLTEPWRFVVLGEETKEILAQRYSEIQEEKAAEGASDEARRILKEAGYAKFMSKPTIIAVACLQDGDEIKNREDYAAACCAMQNVQLAAWAEGIGMQWSTGPITLEENTYKLLGVDTENEYIIGFFYTGYPDEIPEPRRKPLEEVLSWTD; encoded by the coding sequence ATGGACGTTTTGGAAGCTATTCACACGCGGCGCACAATTTTTAAGTTCAAACCGGGTGGTGTGCCCAAAGATGTGATTGAAAAAACTTTTGAGGCCGGTCTTTGGGCACCCAATCACCATTTGACAGAACCGTGGCGATTTGTAGTCCTGGGAGAAGAAACCAAAGAAATACTGGCGCAACGCTACAGCGAAATTCAGGAAGAAAAAGCGGCTGAAGGTGCCAGCGACGAGGCCAGGCGCATATTAAAAGAAGCCGGTTATGCCAAGTTCATGTCAAAGCCCACAATTATTGCAGTGGCCTGTTTGCAAGATGGCGATGAAATCAAGAACAGAGAAGACTATGCAGCCGCGTGTTGCGCCATGCAAAATGTACAGTTGGCTGCTTGGGCAGAAGGGATTGGCATGCAGTGGAGCACGGGGCCGATCACCCTGGAAGAAAACACCTACAAATTGTTGGGTGTAGATACCGAGAATGAATACATCATCGGATTTTTCTATACCGGATATCCCGATGAAATACCAGAACCGAGGCGCAAACCCCTCGAAGAGGTACTGAGTTGGACGGATTGA
- a CDS encoding UPF0175 family protein: protein MSSIKIECPAHILDALKETPDEFAREARILLAAKLYEIGRLSSGRAAELAGLGRVAFFDMLKSYKVPVANLTREELKKDFESARKMRG from the coding sequence ATGTCGTCTATAAAGATTGAATGTCCCGCCCACATTCTGGATGCCCTAAAAGAAACTCCTGATGAATTTGCACGGGAAGCACGGATACTCTTGGCAGCAAAGCTATATGAAATTGGTCGCTTATCTTCAGGGCGAGCCGCGGAACTCGCAGGCCTGGGTAGAGTAGCTTTTTTTGATATGTTGAAGTCGTATAAAGTACCGGTCGCAAATTTAACCCGTGAAGAGTTAAAAAAGGACTTTGAGAGTGCCAGGAAGATGCGTGGTTGA
- a CDS encoding aminotransferase class V-fold PLP-dependent enzyme, protein MSDLIYMDNAATTFPKPPSVLEDALAFYRKYGVNPGRSGTDLAQEAEAMVAEARASLASFFGATGSPDRLVFTHNASDALNIAIQGMLKSGDHVITTCLDHNSVLRPIYHLAKYDGIEATYVGFGTNGFIDPEDIDKAIKPNTKLVVMTHASNVLGTVQPVAAVGALCRARGVIFCVDVAQTAGMLPIDMEAMQADILCFTGHKSLMGPTGTGGMYVRDGVTIAPLRYGGTGVRSEYPDHLDEYPWRLECGTGNLMGIAGLLYAQKWIRRKGVKNIHAREMALFKQLVNGLREVDGTILYCAENFDQHVPVLSANIEGMTANNVGTLLDVKFNVATRTGLQCAPKVHETLGTKAMKGTVRISLGPFNTEAQIETVIEGLSDISQRHGRSSVRLLKGQVRNGL, encoded by the coding sequence ATGTCTGATTTAATTTACATGGACAATGCAGCGACGACGTTTCCAAAGCCCCCCAGTGTGCTGGAAGACGCGCTGGCATTTTATCGAAAATACGGGGTAAATCCCGGCCGCAGTGGCACGGATTTGGCGCAAGAGGCCGAGGCTATGGTTGCCGAGGCGCGTGCATCGCTCGCTTCGTTTTTTGGCGCCACGGGCAGTCCCGATCGGCTTGTGTTTACACACAATGCCTCAGATGCGTTGAATATTGCGATTCAGGGCATGTTGAAATCCGGCGATCACGTAATTACAACATGTCTGGATCACAATTCGGTTTTGCGCCCGATTTACCACCTCGCAAAATACGACGGAATTGAAGCAACTTATGTGGGATTTGGAACAAATGGCTTTATCGACCCCGAGGATATTGATAAGGCGATCAAACCCAATACAAAACTCGTAGTAATGACCCATGCATCCAATGTACTGGGCACTGTGCAACCCGTAGCAGCGGTCGGTGCACTCTGCCGCGCACGCGGCGTAATTTTCTGCGTTGATGTGGCGCAAACAGCGGGCATGTTGCCCATTGATATGGAGGCAATGCAGGCCGATATTCTGTGTTTTACCGGACACAAGTCACTCATGGGACCAACGGGTACTGGTGGGATGTACGTGCGCGACGGGGTGACAATTGCACCATTGCGATACGGTGGGACAGGTGTGCGGTCGGAATATCCCGATCACCTGGACGAGTATCCCTGGCGATTGGAATGTGGCACGGGCAATCTAATGGGTATTGCAGGTCTGTTGTACGCGCAGAAATGGATACGACGAAAAGGCGTGAAAAATATTCACGCACGCGAGATGGCTTTGTTCAAACAACTGGTCAATGGCCTGCGCGAAGTTGATGGGACCATTTTGTATTGCGCTGAAAATTTTGATCAACACGTGCCCGTATTGTCGGCCAATATCGAAGGGATGACCGCGAACAATGTGGGCACCTTGCTGGATGTGAAGTTCAATGTGGCAACGCGCACGGGACTGCAATGCGCGCCAAAGGTACATGAAACTCTGGGCACAAAAGCGATGAAAGGTACGGTACGTATTTCGCTGGGTCCTTTCAACACCGAAGCGCAGATTGAAACTGTGATTGAAGGCTTGAGCGATATTTCCCAACGGCACGGGAGAAGCAGTGTACGACTGTTAAAGGGTCAGGTGCGGAATGGCCTATGA
- a CDS encoding DUF3368 domain-containing protein, translating into MVDTSALQYLFRIGQLEVLQKLFDEVLVTDAVEQELNRGKSEGYSVPNITEYSWITIEKSDSRSIPTELQLLGDGECTSILLAREISADQIILDDLDARYAAETLGLHVIGTIGILMRAKEQNLILAIAPLLDQLNDAGMWISIEIKQYALELSGEEN; encoded by the coding sequence GTGGTTGATACATCTGCACTACAATATCTTTTTCGCATTGGCCAATTGGAGGTTCTTCAGAAACTCTTTGATGAAGTTTTGGTTACCGATGCCGTCGAACAAGAATTGAATCGAGGAAAATCAGAAGGTTATTCGGTTCCAAACATAACAGAATATTCTTGGATCACTATTGAAAAATCTGATAGCCGTTCCATTCCAACTGAGTTACAACTCTTAGGCGATGGTGAGTGTACATCAATTCTATTGGCAAGAGAAATATCCGCTGACCAAATTATCCTGGATGATCTGGATGCACGCTATGCCGCTGAAACACTGGGGCTACACGTTATAGGCACCATTGGTATCTTGATGCGAGCTAAAGAACAGAACTTAATTTTAGCGATTGCCCCCCTGCTTGATCAACTAAATGATGCTGGTATGTGGATATCTATTGAAATTAAACAGTACGCACTTGAACTATCTGGAGAGGAAAATTGA